Proteins encoded in a region of the Paenibacillus pedocola genome:
- a CDS encoding C39 family peptidase, whose translation MTQSLLSRRIPAEPYTQWEPGVRSPGSACGPATMAALMEYWHTRQGAAFIPGMRHFDTKAAHINNIYSRHGGRPWGMSVRSFTRGIHAYLRSAAGKDGHNGWQHTVTVFNDMERYTAEIDAARPVALKFDKWFSFRWHGDFAYNYHWVLGIGYEKPAGGKGPVLLVHDNGLRLKDGSYRPGQERRIPYLPNQNIITMVALDITRA comes from the coding sequence ATGACACAGTCACTGCTAAGCCGCCGGATTCCCGCAGAACCCTATACACAGTGGGAGCCGGGCGTTCGTTCACCCGGCTCGGCCTGCGGGCCTGCCACTATGGCAGCGTTAATGGAATATTGGCACACGCGGCAGGGAGCAGCCTTTATTCCTGGAATGAGGCATTTTGACACCAAAGCAGCACATATAAATAACATATACAGCCGTCACGGCGGAAGGCCTTGGGGCATGAGTGTGCGCAGCTTCACCCGGGGCATCCATGCCTATCTCAGGTCTGCTGCCGGGAAGGATGGCCATAACGGATGGCAGCACACTGTAACCGTCTTTAATGATATGGAGCGGTATACAGCGGAGATTGATGCAGCCAGGCCGGTAGCACTCAAGTTTGACAAATGGTTCAGCTTCCGCTGGCATGGGGATTTTGCCTACAATTATCACTGGGTTCTGGGAATCGGTTATGAAAAGCCTGCTGGCGGAAAAGGACCGGTGCTACTTGTTCACGATAATGGACTCCGCCTTAAGGACGGCAGCTACCGCCCGGGGCAGGAACGGCGCATCCCTTATCTTCCCAATCAGAATATCATCACAATGGTAGCACTGGACATAACCCGGGCGTAA
- the pulA gene encoding type I pullulanase: MSVQKEMKEPIYYGDPAATDGISVFDQDFDDLFSYDGDDLGLSYTPAQSAFCLWAPTAFEAEVVLYESWQEAEGEHLPMTRDVRGVWRLRVAGDLDGKFYTYRVRVGEQWNEAADPYARAVGVNGDRGAILDLRKTDPERWTDGKPPLADPVDAVIYELHLRDLSVHPASGITHKGQYLGLAEEGTRGPGGILTGLDHIAGLGVTHVQLLPIYDYATESVDETRLSQPHYNWGYDPKNYNAPEGSYATDPYVPAVRIRESKTMIQALHDRGLRVIMDVVYNHVYDGFRVNFTKLVPGYYLRYKPDGSLSNGSGCGNDVASERLMMSRFIVESVLYWAREYHIDGFRFDLMGLIDIETMQEVRRRLDEIDPSILTIGEGWIMDTELAPSRLASQSNADVLPGIGHFNDGFRDAVKGNIFRYEEPGFIGGKGGLEQAVKTGITGGVVYGQATGQFADEPQQCVNFVECHDNHTLWDKIVLSSEGVSDSRREAMHRLASAMVLTSQGIPFVHAGQEFMRTKDGVENSYKSPVEINRMDWERCAAHTSDVAYMRRLIALRKAHPAFRLRTAEEIRTRLIFERSPAGTVAYTLRDHAGGDSAKHLYVLYNANPDGASLSLPSLGEWSILFGDELVTSVAGGKLAVRGLGMVVLAVQP; the protein is encoded by the coding sequence TTGTCCGTACAAAAAGAAATGAAAGAACCTATTTATTATGGTGATCCGGCGGCCACGGACGGAATCTCCGTGTTCGATCAGGATTTTGATGATCTATTCAGTTATGATGGCGATGATCTAGGCCTAAGTTATACTCCTGCTCAATCCGCCTTTTGCCTATGGGCACCCACTGCATTTGAGGCTGAGGTTGTGCTCTATGAGTCATGGCAGGAAGCTGAAGGAGAACATTTGCCAATGACCCGGGATGTGCGGGGGGTCTGGAGGCTGAGGGTTGCCGGAGACTTGGATGGGAAGTTCTATACATACCGGGTGCGTGTCGGGGAGCAGTGGAATGAAGCGGCAGATCCATACGCCCGGGCTGTCGGAGTCAACGGAGACCGAGGCGCAATTCTCGATTTACGCAAGACTGACCCTGAGCGTTGGACTGACGGGAAGCCGCCTCTGGCCGATCCGGTCGATGCCGTAATCTACGAGCTGCATTTGCGTGACTTATCGGTCCATCCGGCGAGCGGCATTACCCATAAGGGACAATATCTTGGTCTGGCGGAAGAGGGCACCCGCGGTCCGGGCGGAATTCTTACCGGCCTTGATCATATTGCCGGCCTCGGGGTAACGCATGTGCAGCTGCTGCCTATCTACGACTATGCTACAGAAAGCGTGGATGAGACCAGGCTCAGTCAGCCCCATTATAACTGGGGATATGATCCGAAGAATTACAATGCGCCGGAAGGCTCTTATGCCACCGATCCTTATGTGCCGGCCGTACGCATCCGTGAATCGAAGACTATGATCCAGGCGCTGCATGACCGCGGTCTGCGGGTGATTATGGATGTGGTCTACAATCATGTATATGACGGGTTCCGCGTCAATTTCACCAAGCTGGTTCCCGGCTACTATTTGCGCTATAAGCCGGATGGCAGTCTGTCTAACGGGTCGGGCTGCGGCAATGATGTCGCCAGTGAACGGCTGATGATGTCCCGTTTTATTGTAGAATCCGTCCTCTACTGGGCCAGAGAGTATCATATTGACGGCTTCCGCTTTGATCTGATGGGACTGATTGATATTGAGACAATGCAGGAAGTCCGCCGCAGATTGGATGAGATCGATCCTTCGATCCTAACGATCGGCGAGGGCTGGATTATGGATACGGAGCTTGCTCCTTCGCGGCTGGCCAGCCAGAGTAACGCGGATGTGCTGCCGGGCATCGGTCATTTTAACGACGGCTTCCGTGATGCAGTGAAGGGTAACATCTTCCGGTATGAGGAGCCGGGTTTTATCGGCGGCAAGGGTGGCCTTGAACAGGCCGTGAAGACAGGGATTACCGGCGGAGTAGTGTACGGTCAAGCTACAGGACAGTTTGCTGATGAGCCGCAGCAGTGTGTGAACTTCGTGGAATGCCATGATAACCATACGCTGTGGGATAAAATCGTGCTGTCCTCGGAGGGGGTAAGCGATTCCCGCCGTGAAGCGATGCACCGCCTGGCCTCGGCCATGGTGCTGACGAGCCAGGGGATTCCGTTTGTTCACGCCGGACAGGAGTTCATGCGTACTAAGGATGGGGTTGAGAACAGCTATAAGTCGCCCGTTGAGATCAACCGCATGGATTGGGAACGCTGCGCTGCGCATACTAGTGATGTCGCTTATATGAGACGGCTAATCGCTTTGCGCAAGGCGCATCCGGCCTTCCGTCTACGCACTGCGGAAGAGATTCGCACCCGGCTCATTTTTGAGCGGTCGCCGGCCGGTACGGTCGCCTACACGTTGCGTGATCATGCCGGAGGAGACTCTGCTAAGCACTTGTATGTGCTCTATAATGCGAATCCGGACGGAGCTTCGCTGAGCCTGCCTTCCCTTGGGGAATGGAGCATCCTGTTCGGGGATGAGCTGGTCACGAGTGTTGCCGGAGGTAAGCTGGCAGTCCGGGGACTTGGAATGGTTGTGCTGGCTGTGCAGCCTTAG
- a CDS encoding PadR family transcriptional regulator: MISSDVIRGYNDTLILYMLLDGESYGYEISKNIRKLSDEKYIMKETTLYSAFTRLEKNGYIDSFFMDETFGKRRTYYRITPLGLAYYREKCEEWKVTQEVVNKFIKEL, from the coding sequence TTGATCAGCAGTGATGTCATTCGGGGATACAACGATACGCTTATCCTTTACATGCTCCTCGATGGCGAATCCTACGGATATGAAATATCCAAGAACATCAGGAAGCTGTCGGACGAGAAATACATTATGAAGGAGACCACACTATATTCGGCATTCACCCGGCTGGAGAAGAACGGATATATTGATTCTTTTTTTATGGATGAGACGTTTGGCAAGAGGCGCACCTATTACCGGATTACTCCGCTGGGTCTGGCCTATTACCGTGAGAAATGCGAGGAATGGAAGGTCACGCAGGAGGTCGTCAATAAATTTATAAAGGAGCTGTAA
- a CDS encoding permease prefix domain 1-containing protein — MDTITGYLNNMFASLPRTEQTYKLKQDLLSSMEDKYYELKQDGKSENEAVGIVISEFGNIDELIDELGIAVEGADSPLPQLAPEDTWSYMAAKKRAGFMVGLGVMLCIVGPALLILLSTLAEYGFLQGVISGDTAGILGVIILLVLVAPAVGLFIYSGTVAEKYKYLQKGFTLPHFLRTEIEQRSRAFTPTYTLSLTMGVCLCVLSPVPVITWSMINDDATAYGVVLLLALVALAVFLFIYYGSIKDSFKFLLKEEEYTDIPEKKEENRIKGSIAAIIWPLAVCIFLISGFVFERWDINWVVFPVTALLLAVFSAAYNALKAQ, encoded by the coding sequence ATGGATACCATTACCGGATATTTGAACAATATGTTCGCCTCTTTGCCCAGAACTGAGCAGACCTACAAGTTGAAGCAGGATCTGCTGTCGAGCATGGAAGACAAGTACTACGAACTGAAGCAGGACGGGAAATCGGAGAATGAGGCAGTAGGCATTGTCATTTCCGAGTTCGGCAACATTGATGAACTGATTGATGAGCTTGGGATCGCTGTGGAGGGAGCAGATTCACCGCTTCCGCAGCTAGCTCCGGAAGATACCTGGAGCTATATGGCTGCCAAGAAGAGAGCCGGCTTCATGGTGGGACTTGGCGTGATGCTGTGCATCGTCGGCCCAGCTTTACTGATTCTGCTTAGTACTCTTGCGGAATATGGTTTTCTGCAAGGGGTTATTTCCGGGGATACTGCCGGAATCCTTGGTGTGATCATTCTGCTTGTACTGGTGGCTCCAGCCGTCGGACTATTTATTTACAGTGGTACGGTGGCGGAGAAATATAAATATTTGCAAAAGGGCTTTACCCTGCCGCATTTTTTACGCACCGAAATTGAGCAGCGCAGCAGAGCATTCACTCCCACGTATACCCTTTCTCTGACTATGGGGGTATGCCTGTGTGTGCTGAGCCCGGTTCCGGTCATTACCTGGTCGATGATTAATGACGATGCTACCGCTTATGGTGTGGTCCTTCTGCTGGCACTGGTTGCACTCGCAGTCTTTCTGTTCATTTACTACGGAAGTATCAAGGACAGCTTCAAGTTCCTGCTCAAGGAAGAAGAGTATACTGACATCCCGGAAAAGAAAGAAGAAAACCGTATCAAGGGGTCCATTGCAGCCATCATCTGGCCGCTGGCCGTATGTATTTTTCTGATCAGCGGCTTTGTATTTGAACGGTGGGACATTAACTGGGTAGTGTTCCCGGTTACCGCTCTGCTGCTGGCAGTATTCAGCGCTGCTTATAATGCGTTAAAAGCCCAATAA
- a CDS encoding glutamate synthase subunit beta, with amino-acid sequence MGKTTGFLEYQRQAPAECEPLERIKNWDEFLIPMDEEKLKEQGARCMDCGTPFCHVGRLLSGMASGCPLHNLIPEWNDLVYRGNWQVALKRLHKTNNFPEFTGRVCPSPCEGACTVGLNGKPVTIKSIERSIVDRGFAEGWIVPEPPLVRTGKKVAVVGSGPAGLACAAQLNKAGHTVTVYERADRIGGLLTYGIPNMKLDKQTVQRRVDLLAAEGITFVTRTEIGKDITASQLQEDHDAVVLCGGSTQARDLPIEGRDLRGIHQAMEFLTLNTKSLLDSGLADGEYLSAAGKDVVVIGGGDTGTDCVATSIRHGCRSVIQLEIMPQSPLTRQANNPWPEWPKVLKVDYGQQEAASLYQEDPRRYLVSSKRFVGDDGGHVQELHTVRIEWTRNEQGRMIPVEVPGSEEVIKTQLVLLALGFTGPEDTVLDQLGVERDERSNAKAEFGTQTTNIEGVFAAGDMRRGQSLVVWAIDEGRQTAREVDRYLMGSSNLP; translated from the coding sequence ATGGGTAAAACAACCGGATTTTTAGAGTATCAGCGGCAGGCTCCTGCGGAGTGCGAGCCTTTAGAACGCATTAAGAACTGGGATGAATTTTTAATACCAATGGATGAAGAGAAGCTGAAGGAGCAAGGGGCGCGCTGTATGGACTGTGGAACACCATTCTGTCATGTGGGGCGTCTGCTCTCCGGGATGGCATCCGGCTGTCCGCTGCATAATCTGATTCCCGAGTGGAATGACTTAGTATACCGCGGCAACTGGCAGGTAGCATTGAAGCGCCTGCATAAGACCAATAACTTTCCGGAGTTTACAGGACGTGTCTGTCCCTCGCCTTGCGAAGGGGCTTGCACCGTAGGACTTAACGGCAAGCCGGTAACCATCAAATCCATTGAGCGGTCGATTGTAGATAGAGGTTTTGCTGAGGGCTGGATCGTTCCTGAGCCTCCTTTGGTCCGTACAGGCAAGAAGGTAGCCGTAGTCGGCTCCGGCCCTGCAGGACTCGCCTGTGCGGCACAGCTCAACAAGGCTGGACACACCGTAACTGTCTATGAACGGGCAGACCGGATCGGTGGACTGCTGACGTACGGGATTCCCAATATGAAGCTGGATAAGCAAACCGTTCAGCGGCGGGTGGATCTTCTGGCTGCCGAAGGGATTACCTTTGTGACGCGGACCGAAATCGGCAAAGATATTACGGCTTCACAGCTCCAGGAAGACCATGATGCCGTTGTGCTATGCGGCGGCTCGACGCAGGCGCGTGACCTGCCGATTGAGGGACGTGATCTTCGCGGGATACACCAGGCGATGGAGTTTTTGACGCTGAACACGAAGAGCCTGCTTGATTCCGGTCTGGCAGACGGAGAATATCTCTCTGCTGCAGGCAAAGATGTAGTAGTTATCGGCGGCGGCGACACTGGTACCGACTGCGTGGCGACTTCCATCCGCCATGGCTGCCGCAGTGTAATTCAGCTTGAAATTATGCCGCAGTCTCCACTGACCCGTCAGGCCAACAACCCTTGGCCGGAATGGCCAAAGGTACTGAAGGTGGATTACGGGCAGCAGGAAGCAGCTTCCTTGTACCAGGAAGATCCGCGCCGCTATCTCGTTTCTTCGAAACGTTTTGTCGGAGATGATGGCGGACATGTCCAGGAACTGCATACCGTACGGATAGAGTGGACCCGTAATGAGCAGGGGCGGATGATTCCAGTGGAAGTGCCGGGCAGCGAAGAAGTAATTAAGACGCAGCTCGTGCTGCTGGCCCTTGGCTTCACGGGACCTGAAGATACAGTGCTGGATCAGCTTGGAGTGGAGCGTGATGAGCGTTCCAATGCCAAAGCGGAGTTCGGTACGCAAACTACCAATATCGAGGGCGTATTTGCGGCCGGAGACATGCGCCGTGGACAGAGTCTTGTAGTCTGGGCGATTGATGAAGGACGTCAGACCGCGCGGGAAGTGGACCGCTATTTGATGGGCTCCTCCAATCTGCCTTGA
- the yfcE gene encoding phosphodiesterase — protein MKLMFISDIHGSLFWLERALEKAEQEQPHTLVILGDFLYHGPRNPLPEGYDPQGVAARLNAYGKSLVAVRGNCDAEVDQMLLQFPMMGDYVLILHEGRKIYATHGHGFSIDQLPPLVPGDVFIQGHTHLPVADVKEGIYVLNPGSISLPKENNPHSYGIMVDGKYTIKDFEGNVVRDIQL, from the coding sequence ATGAAACTAATGTTTATCTCCGATATTCATGGCTCACTGTTTTGGCTGGAACGGGCTTTAGAAAAAGCTGAGCAGGAACAGCCGCATACCCTTGTGATCTTGGGGGATTTTTTGTATCACGGACCGAGGAATCCGCTGCCGGAGGGGTACGACCCGCAAGGCGTTGCTGCCCGGCTGAATGCCTACGGCAAATCGCTTGTGGCTGTGCGCGGTAATTGCGATGCTGAGGTGGATCAGATGCTGCTGCAGTTTCCGATGATGGGCGATTATGTGCTGATCCTTCATGAAGGCAGAAAAATTTACGCCACCCACGGTCATGGCTTCAGCATCGATCAATTGCCTCCGCTCGTTCCGGGTGATGTCTTTATCCAGGGGCATACCCATCTTCCGGTAGCAGACGTAAAGGAAGGTATTTATGTACTTAATCCGGGTTCGATCTCTTTGCCCAAAGAGAACAATCCGCATTCTTACGGGATTATGGTTGACGGGAAATACACCATTAAGGACTTTGAAGGCAATGTGGTGAGAGACATACAATTGTAA
- a CDS encoding aspartyl-phosphate phosphatase Spo0E family protein, whose protein sequence is MQNNLDLLLLQVEKARTKLYQTEKIYGYFTHPKVIEQSVILDELLNQYSYDKPAQ, encoded by the coding sequence ATGCAGAATAATCTTGATTTATTATTGCTTCAAGTGGAAAAAGCCCGGACGAAGCTTTATCAGACAGAGAAAATATACGGGTACTTTACTCATCCCAAGGTCATTGAGCAGTCTGTGATTCTGGATGAGCTCTTAAACCAGTACTCCTATGATAAGCCTGCACAATAG
- a CDS encoding helix-turn-helix domain-containing protein, which produces MEPASTILTELEDYMKREALTISKFAARSGMNSGTLSNVIQGHRPIAMQQLDRITIAMDLPEGYFYELYVDNYIINGAPDWRRIGPLLQRCAELNKLDCIHRVVQHIMDKLIYSPMLFDTAEELFNQGSRAAAALIYESVAEGERFQHSERLALCRYRLFTIGLSESQDANLHAANQFEPYVERLDEADQLDALKHLADVFASMHRWEKVDELAELLGQKASLQYKQTTKKESTQKQPTRPLIYYILYAHLLRSLVSDELGNYDNALYHASLYSDMSWVNTPYSQEEQRVMEQFQEWATANMYLYRLMAGQVEVLPEYIHYVETKEDEIFPALFKIMQAANRYGFNVDDILERFKDHLSYREQHSRLGKFNQQLTGDRYTRFLTELAIYHLSRNKFEFGFHYLLESLESSVTIRNDTNIVKCVGLFEKHRVSASPEVIQRYTNSISEVQKINEEKDGIITVSS; this is translated from the coding sequence TTGGAACCTGCATCAACGATCCTAACAGAGCTCGAAGATTACATGAAAAGAGAAGCTTTGACGATTTCAAAATTTGCCGCCCGCTCGGGAATGAATTCCGGTACACTCAGCAATGTGATCCAGGGACATCGTCCGATTGCAATGCAGCAGCTTGACCGAATCACCATAGCCATGGATCTGCCTGAAGGCTATTTTTATGAGCTGTATGTCGATAATTACATTATTAACGGCGCTCCGGACTGGCGGCGGATCGGACCTCTCCTCCAGCGGTGCGCAGAACTGAATAAACTCGACTGCATCCACCGTGTAGTCCAGCACATTATGGACAAGCTGATATACTCCCCCATGCTGTTTGATACGGCCGAAGAGCTGTTCAATCAGGGCAGCCGTGCCGCCGCTGCACTGATATACGAAAGTGTCGCAGAAGGTGAACGTTTCCAGCATTCCGAACGACTCGCCCTCTGCCGTTATAGACTGTTTACAATCGGGCTCAGTGAGAGCCAGGATGCGAACCTGCATGCCGCCAATCAATTCGAACCCTATGTAGAGCGCCTGGACGAAGCCGATCAGCTCGATGCGCTTAAGCATCTGGCCGATGTATTTGCTTCCATGCACCGCTGGGAGAAGGTTGATGAGCTAGCCGAGCTTTTAGGCCAAAAAGCCAGCCTGCAGTATAAGCAAACCACAAAAAAAGAAAGCACCCAGAAGCAGCCAACACGACCGCTTATTTACTATATATTGTATGCACATTTATTGCGGTCATTGGTTTCCGATGAACTCGGCAATTATGATAACGCTCTGTATCATGCTTCCTTATACTCCGATATGAGCTGGGTAAATACTCCATACAGCCAAGAAGAACAGCGGGTTATGGAGCAGTTTCAGGAATGGGCAACGGCCAATATGTATTTGTACCGCTTAATGGCCGGTCAAGTCGAGGTGCTGCCTGAATATATACATTATGTTGAAACCAAGGAAGACGAGATTTTCCCGGCCTTATTCAAAATTATGCAGGCTGCTAACCGTTACGGGTTTAATGTTGATGACATTCTTGAGCGCTTTAAGGACCATTTGTCCTACAGAGAACAGCACAGCCGCTTAGGTAAATTCAATCAGCAATTAACGGGTGACCGATATACCCGGTTTCTGACCGAGTTAGCGATTTACCATCTTAGCCGAAATAAATTCGAATTTGGCTTCCATTACTTACTAGAGAGTTTGGAATCATCTGTTACTATAAGAAATGACACCAACATTGTTAAATGTGTGGGGTTATTCGAGAAACACCGGGTATCTGCATCCCCGGAAGTAATTCAGAGGTACACAAATTCCATTAGCGAGGTGCAAAAGATCAATGAAGAGAAAGATGGCATTATTACTGTCAGTAGCTAG
- a CDS encoding agmatine deiminase family protein codes for MYPKELNYTMPAEWDKHERTFISWPVQASMVFPDNYKAVSEGYTEIIQAIAEFEPVTVIVNPEELEAVEALGLGSNVTLLPIRHNDAWLRDNGPTFVAAGDGKLAGVNWKFNAWGGKYMPWDLDDEVAPQILEQLQVERFDAPLVMEGGSIHTDGEGTLITTEECLLNTNRNPELSREEIEDYVRKFTGAESIIWLKRGLSGDETDGHVDNIACFAAPGKVIIQVCEDPQDENYEITLENLRILENAVDAKGRKLEIIRIAQPPRVDYEDSRLTLSYLNFYFVNGGIILPVFGGTAAETDKLAEQQLAKLFPDRRIRTVNGMAVIGEGGNVHCTTQQMPARK; via the coding sequence ATGTATCCTAAAGAATTGAACTATACAATGCCCGCGGAATGGGACAAGCATGAACGGACCTTCATCTCCTGGCCGGTGCAGGCGTCGATGGTATTTCCGGATAACTATAAAGCAGTAAGCGAAGGCTATACTGAGATTATACAGGCGATTGCCGAGTTTGAGCCAGTAACAGTTATAGTAAATCCTGAAGAATTGGAAGCGGTCGAGGCTTTGGGCCTTGGATCCAATGTAACGCTTTTGCCGATCCGGCATAATGATGCCTGGCTGCGTGATAACGGGCCGACGTTTGTTGCGGCTGGGGACGGGAAGCTCGCCGGTGTGAACTGGAAGTTCAATGCCTGGGGCGGCAAATATATGCCTTGGGACCTCGATGATGAGGTGGCCCCGCAGATTCTGGAGCAGCTGCAGGTTGAACGGTTTGATGCACCGCTCGTCATGGAGGGAGGCTCGATCCACACCGATGGTGAAGGAACACTGATTACCACGGAGGAGTGCCTGCTTAATACCAACCGCAATCCCGAGCTTAGCCGCGAAGAAATTGAGGATTATGTGCGCAAATTCACTGGTGCAGAGTCGATCATCTGGCTGAAACGCGGTCTTAGCGGCGACGAGACTGACGGACATGTCGATAATATTGCTTGTTTTGCCGCACCGGGCAAAGTGATTATCCAGGTGTGTGAAGATCCGCAGGACGAGAATTATGAGATTACCCTGGAGAATCTGCGTATTCTGGAGAATGCAGTGGATGCTAAGGGCCGGAAGCTGGAGATTATCCGGATTGCCCAACCTCCGCGGGTTGATTATGAGGACAGCCGCCTGACGCTCAGCTACTTGAATTTTTATTTTGTCAACGGCGGCATCATCCTGCCGGTGTTCGGCGGTACGGCTGCAGAGACGGATAAGCTGGCTGAGCAGCAGCTGGCCAAGCTATTCCCTGACCGCAGAATCCGTACGGTGAACGGTATGGCCGTGATTGGTGAGGGCGGCAATGTGCACTGCACTACCCAGCAGATGCCGGCAAGGAAATAA
- the aguB gene encoding N-carbamoylputrescine amidase — MRKVKVAATQMSCSGDIDENIRKAEVLVREAASQGAQIILLQELFETPYFCQKEKSDYYAYATELEHNKAVNHFKAIAKELQVVLPISFYEKKNYARYNSLAVIDADGTVMGKYRKSHIPDGPGYEEKFYFNPGDTGFKVWNTRYAKIGVGVCWDQWYPEAARVMSLMGAEILFYPTAIGSEPQDGSIDSKDHWQTCMLGHAAANLIPVVASNRIGEETDEESSINFYGSSFIAGPQGNKIVEAGRDEQAVLVSEFDLDALEVGRIEWGIFRDRRPELYRMISSYDGDLTF, encoded by the coding sequence GTGAGAAAAGTAAAGGTAGCCGCAACACAAATGAGCTGTTCCGGCGACATTGATGAGAATATCCGCAAGGCTGAAGTCCTGGTTAGAGAAGCGGCATCACAGGGAGCGCAGATTATTTTGCTGCAGGAGCTGTTCGAAACACCGTATTTCTGTCAGAAGGAAAAGTCCGATTATTACGCGTATGCTACTGAGCTTGAGCACAACAAAGCCGTGAACCATTTCAAGGCAATCGCCAAAGAGCTGCAGGTAGTGTTGCCCATCAGTTTTTATGAGAAGAAAAACTATGCGCGTTACAATTCGCTGGCGGTCATTGATGCCGACGGAACCGTAATGGGCAAGTACCGCAAGAGTCATATTCCGGACGGTCCCGGGTACGAGGAGAAGTTCTACTTCAATCCCGGTGATACCGGCTTTAAGGTATGGAATACCCGCTATGCCAAAATCGGCGTGGGCGTCTGCTGGGACCAGTGGTATCCGGAAGCGGCCAGAGTGATGAGCCTGATGGGGGCGGAAATTCTGTTCTACCCGACAGCCATCGGTTCAGAGCCGCAGGACGGCTCCATCGATTCTAAGGACCACTGGCAGACCTGCATGCTGGGTCATGCGGCGGCGAACCTGATTCCCGTCGTGGCTTCTAACCGGATCGGTGAAGAAACGGACGAGGAATCCAGCATTAACTTTTACGGCTCCTCGTTCATCGCCGGCCCGCAGGGCAACAAGATTGTCGAAGCCGGGCGGGATGAGCAGGCGGTACTGGTCAGCGAATTCGATCTGGATGCCCTTGAGGTCGGCCGGATTGAATGGGGGATTTTCCGCGACCGCCGTCCCGAGCTGTACCGGATGATTTCTTCCTATGACGGTGATCTGACGTTTTAA
- a CDS encoding transporter substrate-binding domain-containing protein produces MGIGKKWAMSALAACFVLTMVGCGSNNNAASNGAAGEMIKFASDASYAPMEYMDTDTIKGFDIDFIKAVMEEAGIKYSVTNTGWDTMLTSVKQGTEYQAGLSSVSITDERKETYDYSIPYFESTNMIMVKEGSDIKNALDLKDKVVAVQGATTADDLMSGIMGVDNANLKRFDSNAVALMELNSGGADAVVADIAIVNEYIKNNPNEKLTGIIDKENFGSEYYGILYPKGSEWKAKLDPAIKAIIENGKYAEIYKTWFGEEPDTATLLSAE; encoded by the coding sequence ATGGGGATCGGGAAAAAGTGGGCCATGTCAGCTTTAGCTGCATGTTTCGTGCTAACGATGGTGGGCTGCGGCTCAAATAACAATGCGGCAAGTAATGGTGCAGCGGGTGAAATGATCAAATTCGCCAGTGACGCCAGCTATGCACCGATGGAGTATATGGATACGGACACCATCAAGGGCTTTGACATTGATTTCATCAAAGCGGTTATGGAAGAAGCGGGGATTAAATACTCGGTAACCAATACCGGCTGGGATACGATGCTTACAAGCGTGAAGCAGGGGACGGAATATCAGGCCGGTCTTTCTTCCGTATCCATCACAGATGAACGCAAGGAAACCTATGACTACTCCATTCCTTATTTTGAATCGACGAACATGATCATGGTCAAAGAAGGCAGTGACATTAAGAACGCTCTGGACCTGAAGGATAAAGTGGTAGCGGTTCAGGGGGCTACGACAGCCGATGATCTGATGAGCGGAATCATGGGTGTCGACAACGCCAACCTGAAACGCTTTGACAGCAATGCAGTGGCGCTGATGGAGCTGAACAGCGGCGGAGCCGATGCGGTTGTAGCGGATATTGCCATCGTGAATGAATATATCAAGAACAATCCGAATGAGAAATTGACCGGAATTATTGATAAGGAAAACTTCGGTTCCGAGTACTACGGCATCCTCTATCCTAAAGGCAGTGAATGGAAAGCCAAGCTCGACCCGGCGATCAAGGCGATCATTGAGAACGGGAAGTATGCGGAAATCTACAAAACATGGTTCGGGGAAGAGCCGGATACGGCCACTCTTCTGAGCGCGGAGTAA